GTAATCACTGCCTTATTAATTCCAGATTCGACGCCTGATATTGAAATTCGTTTCCAAAAAAGAAACCATTAATTTGGTTGTTGTTCCCTGCAATGTCGACATCGCAACTACGGAAGCACTTAGAATGGCTCAGGGTGTCGATCCTGATGGCTTAAGGACTTTAGGTATAACTTTTCATATGAACTACAGTTTAATTTTCACGTTAGAGTGTGCAGAGCAATTTCATTCATATctattcaaaaactttttttagtgcTTCAGCAATACTGACAAAGCCAGACCTGGTAGATAAAGGAGCAGAGGCCGATATCTTACAAGTACTGCAGGGTAAAGTTGTTCCTCTCAAAAAGGGCTACACTATTGTCCGATGCAGAGGCCAGAGTGACATCAATGAAAACGTTTCTCTGGCTGAAGCCACAAGACAGGAAAAGGAGTTTTTTCGcccaaaaacacacacttcaGGTATTGAATtagtataaattatacatattcaATTTATGTCAAGTTCGAAGACATTTAAGAGTGCTCTTGTCTCCACCAGTCATCTTCTTGAGGAGCAGAGGGCCACAATACCCTGCCTTTCCACCAGACTCACTAAAGAGCTGGTCGAACATATCAAGGCAAGTGTAAACATGATGAAATATTCCAAAACTGACTCTAAACACTGAACTCATGAGTTATTCCTTATCTCACAGTCTTCACTTCCATCTCTAAGAGATCAAATTCATATCCACTTGTCTGCGGCGAGGTTTGAGCTTAAGAATTATGCTGATGGTCCTCCTTTAGAACCTGAGCGAATGGGGCCTTATCTCAGCAAGGTACAGTAAGGGCAAGCTTCATTACTTGTATTGCCCAGTATCTGAAACTAGCCTGACTGAAATGTACACACTTGAACTTACTTTTGCCGTATGTGTAGAAAATCTTGGAGTTCAGTGACCAGATAAGCGAGTTGTGTAGAACAGGAGAATCAGACGATGGGAACCTCTATTCGTATCTTCGACCAGTGTTCAAGCAATGGGAATGTCATCTGAGTAGCTCCAAAGCATCATGTACGTAATATTGATACATAACAATCTTAGTATGATTGGACGCAATGTACAATACACTACACAGGTGCAGTTCATCTGTatgacattctgtcatcatttagtcgtTTCAAACCTGCATAATTAAGCGCCAACAAGGCTGTTGTTGATACATTTAGACCAACAATATAAATTGCGAGTGAGAAATTGCTTTTTACAACAGTCCAATGAGCAAAAAGTAAATAGTGAGTAGCCTAACTTATATATTTGGTTATAATATTGCCAGTTACTGGCCAAACATTACCTCCCCCTATGAATAACCGCTACGTCTCTTAGCAACACACATTAGTAATGTTCGTTCCAGAATGATTAATTTTGAATCGTTTGAGTGGATTCACTCATAAAGCCACTTACTGGAATAATGTTatacctgcagaaagagtcactagATATTCTCCTCCACCAATACAAAGACATACAGCTTTTCTGGAACAAGCGGGGGGTGATGACTggtttatttttacatacaaaactgtcactATTCACTTGTAACCTTATAATTTGAGATGACTATTGTAGCATTATTTGATTTCAGTCAGAGAGTCCGTAAAACAGATGACAGAAAAATATGACGAGGCCCATCGTGGAAGAGAACTGGTGACCTTCAGTGACTACTGTGTGTATGAATCAATGGTGAAGAAACATGTTGGAGACCTTAGACAACCTGCTTTGGATACTTTGAAGCTCATCCGAGGTTGATATTGGAATTTAGCTTGTATTAACAATATATGTGGATTACATTTGACATGATTAAtaattacagttttcatttaatatctTAGGTATTGTGGAGAAGGAGTTCAGGGTCATGTGTGAGCTGTGTTTCCCAAACTACCCTCATCTGAGACACATGATACTGGTAGGTTAAATTGACAACTGTTGATTACATTAAATAGACAATAaagtctacattttattttacatttcattacatttctgGTGTTCAATCCCCTAGAACCATATTGACGACATTCAAACAAAGCAAGAAAGCAAGGTGGAGAAGAGGATCCATGAGTACATTAACATGGAGAAACTTGTGTACACGCAGGATCCCATTTTTACCCAGAAAATTGTTGACTTCAAGTTTGTGGAAAAGCGACAGGAGTATGAGTCCATTAGTTTGGATACAGGAGAGAACGCAACCTCACCTCACAACTGTGCTGTTTTTGACACCAGGAGCTTGACGCCTGATAAACTGATCATCTACTACGAGGTTTAAATCAGTCCATGATTTTAATGTTAACTGCTTGTGTTTTTGGTATTGAATGCACTGAAAACCTCCCACATGTTCTCTCAATCTTTCAGATAGTGTATCAGCGTCTGGCCGACTACATTCCCATGGTGATCCTGCTGTTCATACTGAAGGAAGCTGCTGTGATGCTGCGGGCTCATGCTATGGACCTGCGGGATGGAGCTGATGTTGTGAAGATGCTCATGGAGGACACAGAAGCTGGACGGAAGAGAGCAGACTTACACCAACGCATGGAGAGACTGCGCCTGGCACAAGAACGCATCAGTATTTACCTCTGAGACAGTAGTTGCttctatttttttgtcatatgctTGCTTGATCACTTTTAAAGGCAGCAGCCAGCCaaagaaatatcaaaataaaagaacaaaagtgTAGTTTGAGGCTTTAggaatcatttagattttttaggtTCAAGGTTAAGGTTAAGTTTAATCATGAATCAttgtttgaattaaaataataaaataaaaaaaaacttaataaaaatgagtgtgaagtaaatgtatttttgtaaatgacAAAGCATAAGTGAAAGTCTGCTTGTACCTTCtaaaagtgtttttgaataattaataaaaaaagtttcagcTTGTTACAGTGTCTTCTCCACCAGCTAcgatgtatacattttaataaaacatcgctataaatcataaaatcttttttttttttttttctttacatatttgAACTTAGGTTTTaggttttttaattaatgttattgttttggtgcagttaatagttttgttttgaatgaatgaactCATTTTTGGGAGGATTTTCAGTTCCCTCCAATAAACCTTGGACCTTACTGAACTGAAGCCTTAATCTCCATACAAATGCAAATACAGTTGTATGGTTCGAcatatcctgcttgaatttgctCTAAATGAGAAACGCACAGACCTTCATAAGTAGGAGGCTACTAAATTTGCAtctgtgaatatgaaatattttaactactgtgtttttctttcattttgtccGCCCACTGCAgtcgtcaaatgtaacacatcagcgaggcaaagctggaCGGCTGTTTGTGAAAAATGCCgatttgataacttgtggttaaattaattttctactaaaaatgtttttttttggaatcaaaataataataaaaaaggtgtCAACTTGTTACAGATTTCTCCACCAACTACAATGTACATCTTAACACAACAAACCTATAATTTTAATTCTTCTTGGTTTTCTCTTTATGAACTTATTTTCACTTCTTTAAGCAAATATCTAAATAAACACAAAGCAACTTATAATACaaagtaattttacttttagattGTTGTTTAATGAATCTTGATAAATCTATAAACAGTCACAAAACAGTACCTTGAGATGAATTGCCAACTGGAAAGAAATCTATCATCAGagttttagattaatttttatatatatagtgtgtaaagtataaagtttaaacataaatttgtaatgaaaattatCATTGACAGCGCTTGCAAGTCACCCACTTGCTTAACCAACGCCAAAGCATGGAGAAGGGCATTTTTTAGTGATAAGGGCCACAAGTCATAACTGAACTGAGCGGCTCAAACAGGGGCCTTTTCAGGGTCCTCAGACCATGGATAAGTCCCAACACGCATTGTCTGAGGGGCGAGGTGGATTCCATCTCCTCGTGCCCTTCAGAAATTTAGGTAaagttgaaagaaagaaagttgttCCTGCCCCCAGCAGTAAAATCGGGTACGTGCTTCCCCTGCAGGACATGACCCGCTGAAAATGAGACTCCGTCTCTCAGAGGTGTTCGAAGAGGTGAGCAGGTTGAAAGCCAAATTGTTTTTTGGGGCGTTCCAGCTGAGGCGAGCAGAATGGAACCCCTCCTTTTCCTCTCTAGTGCCTCAGGCAGCTTCAGCGGCTCAGGGTCCAGCACAACTCATGGGCAGTTGATCAaagtagtacccttgctgtctatggagggtcagagagctgtacGAATGCatcaaaatatatcttaatttgtgttccgaagataaacggaGGTCTTCAGCCGAGCTCACACTACCAGGAGTTTTAAAATCATAACCGATTTTGAAATCTGGTTGCAGCACACACATAAGGAGATTATTGCAGATTATCTTCCCTCAAatattaaacatgcacacactacaagatttgaaCATCGTGGCACATCACACACTGCaagatataattaatattatcatgGGAGTGTCTCACATGATCTCACACAGCAATCGTCACTTTTTTTGCGTGCTAGTAGCTTACTGCACTCCCCCGGTGCAAAACTGAGGTGATTTCACTCCAGCACTTCTCTTTCTCCTTACGGTTGTGATGCGTTTTCGACACATTATACAGACAGTCGTTTTACTACAAAACTATCCAACCAAGCCGTACATCATCTGTTTTGCGGTTTTGCGCATTGGCTGTGAAAGTACTGACGTCATCATATAGCCATTATCATCCCGatttaaatcctaaatatcaaacatgtttaacAATAATCGGGGCTGCCCCGATTTGTGTGCGAGCAGATCGGGAGGTTGCAAGATTTTGATCGGACAGCAGTGTTACACTgtataaaagtaaaactgaagcaGTGTTGTAGTGAATTAAAGCAGGTTAACTCTAAAAGTGATGAATGACCATTAGTCATGACACATGTGGATAACAAACAGAATTCCTGAAGGAAAGAGTTTATGTACAGAGCAGTGTAATTTAATGGGCCTATATTATCCTTCTTTGGATTTTCCTTTAAAAGTGATGAATGACTATTAtagctgtttgtgcatgtaaacagattcttttaaaaaaagaggttAAGTACATGTAAAGGTCTTTCTATCAACTTGAACTGCTATGGTGACAGTCAATGGAGGCAAAGATCTGTTTGGTTACTGAccttcttccaaatatcttccctttgtgttcagcagaacaaagaaattcgtacaggtttggaacaacttcagggggagtaaatgatcacagaatttttcatttttgggtgaatctatCCTTTTAAGCAATTTTCAAAGTAGCTAATGAAGATACCACTGGTAAAATAGCCAGCTGTGTCAAATAGTCTGATGTGGCTCTTTTAACATTTCCACACATTTAATTAGCAGTTATTTAAGCAGAGATGCTGAGAAATACAGGATATGGCTTTAAGTCTCAATGAGTAACGTCTGACttaattactacattgaaatgCCTGTCCTTACTAATGGTTAAAAAATGTCTCATATTGTGTGGTAAAGATTTTGGTAATATCACCCCTCTCAAGTAGTTTTATCAGAGAGCTGCTATACAAATTCATGACTCTcccaaagggttagttcacccaaaaaatgaaatttctgtcaatAATTACTTCACCCGCTGTGTCAGTTCCAAACATGTAAGATCATTTCCCGGAACACAAAAAGAAGTGAAAGTGGCGTCGGCATACAGCCAAGCATATGGTGACCAATACTTGGAATTCATGCTCtacttttaacccatccaaagtgcacacacacagtgaacacacacacatcatcaaacGCTGCACACctgggagcagtgggcagccatttatacacGCGCAATCCGGGAGCAGTTAGTTCGCAGGCTgtgattatatttattgtatagtattgtgtatatttttatatatatttatatgatgtttttgatgtttttgatgaGATGTTTGAGGTTTATGAAACTTTGGATGCAACATCACTGCATCTTTGAAAGTCCAGAAAGGTAAAGACATCGCCAATTAAAATATCACGTGACCACAGCGGTTCAACCTGAATATTATAAAGCAGCGAGAATACGTTTTGtggcgccccccccccccccccccccaaaaacaaaaacaaaaaaaaaacaataaaataaaataaaataaaaactgtcatcaGGCCTGTATTTTAAGAGCACAAATAAATGGCCAAACTATTTTAACTGTGTGCACCATGCATAAGTTAAGGGTttatgatgatgtattataattgtcATGACGCAGAAAGTGTTGTAAATTAGGCCAACCATGGAAAGGTcctatcattttttatttattgtctaaataaaaaatttattaaaattgtacaaattattttaatcaagtTTGATGATCGTCAGTACtaaaattaatgataaatgcAGAAATGATTTTGCTAATATATTGGGTTTGTAGGAGTGCACAATGGTACGAGATGGGCATCTTccgacaaaaaattaaaataaaaattgtgcgTGGTCCCCCCAGTCATTTTGCGCCCTCAGGCAACCGACCTATGTCGCCTATGCCACGGGCCGGCCCTGACCAGAAAATTCCCTTTCAAGTATGTGACTTCACTTACTTTCACTTTAGGAGCCATGACTGAACAGTccgaaaaatgtttttttgtagacgGCTTCACGCAGAACTGTCACTGAAGAACACGTGCCTATGACTAATTTAGGATATTTTCACACTTGGTCCTTTTCAGGGGTCTGAGCATGGTTTGC
The DNA window shown above is from Cyprinus carpio isolate SPL01 chromosome B25, ASM1834038v1, whole genome shotgun sequence and carries:
- the LOC122142416 gene encoding LOW QUALITY PROTEIN: interferon-induced GTP-binding protein Mx3-like (The sequence of the model RefSeq protein was modified relative to this genomic sequence to represent the inferred CDS: deleted 2 bases in 1 codon), translating into MDSSPEILDFDSSDENGPENSGIFLQQWEAQVRPYIEMIDFMRRIGIEKELALPSIAVVGDQSSGKSSVLEALSGVALPRGSGIVTRCPLELKLRKSNNGSSWAATISYNEVRETFHDPAQVESYVRRAQNMLAGDGVGICEDLISLEIRSPDVCDLTLIDLPGITRVPVKGQPEDIGDQIRRLILKFVSKKETINLVVVPCNVDIATTEALRMAQGVDPDGLRTLAILTKPDLVDKGAEADILQVLQGKVVPLKKGYTIVRCRGQSDINENVSLAEATRQEKEFFPKNTHFSHLLEEQRATIPCLSTRLTKELVEHIKSSLPSLRDQIHIHLSAARFELKNYADGPPLEPERMGPYLSKKILEFSDQISELCRTGESDDGNLYSYLRPVFKQWECHLSSSKASFRESVKQMTEKYDEAHRGRELVTFSDYCVYESMVKKHVGDLRQPALDTLKLIRGIVEKEFRVMCELCFPNYPHLRHMILNHIDDIQTKQESKVEKRIHEYINMEKLVYTQDPIFTQKIVDFKFVEKRQEYESISLDTGENATSPHNCAVFDTRSLTPDKLIIYYEIVYQRLADYIPMVILLFILKEAAVMLRAHAMDLRDGADVVKMLMEDTEAGRKRADLHQRMERLRLAQERISIYL